The Calditrichota bacterium nucleotide sequence CAGATTCGCCTGAGGCGAACAAATCCACCACAGCCAGACATATCCCTCAGATTTCCTTTAATTCAATTCCAAATGACAAATGCCCAATGACTAATCCCAAATGCCCACTCACCGCTAACCACTAAACCACTTACAACTGACCATTTACAAAAATTTCATTGACTTCGCCAATTTTATTTATTAAATTCAGCGATTTTTGAAATGATTTTTTAAAAAAGAAAATCGGACAATGAGATGGAAACAAAAACGATTGACGCAAAAAATAGGCAGCAGATAATTTTAGAATTGAAAAATTGTCCTCTATTTGCCTCTGTGTCAAACAAGGACATGGACTTCATCGCCGAATGCGTGGAATATCGCGTTTATGGCGCGGGCGAATTTTTATTTCATGAAAGCATGCCGCGGCAGGGAATTTACTGGATCATTGAAGGGGAAGTAGAAATTTTGAAAGGAATTGGTGACCAGCCGGTTCGGCTAACGCTTTTGGGCGATAATACACTTTTGGGAGAGCGAATTTTGTTGTCGAGCGAAATTCCGCATTTGACATCAGCCAAGACAACGAAAGAGACGCGGGTTATTTTTCTTCCCAAAAAATATCTGCATCAAATCAAACAGGAAAACGCGCAGCTATTTGAACAATTGGCCCGCATTGCGGGAGATTTGCTGGCGCAGCGGCTGGCTTCGGTGAAGGGTCTCACTCCGCTGGAAGAAAAAGTGCGCGTGGAACACGACTTGCTCGGAGAACGGGAACTTCCGGCGCATGTTCTGTACGGTATTCAGACGCAGCGCGCCATAGAAAATTTCCCGATTACGGGTATTCCGATCAGTAATTTTCCTAATTTAATCAAATCGCTGGCAATGGTCAAAAAAGCGGCGGCGCTGGCAAATCATGAACTGGGACTTCTTGAAGAAGAAAAAACTCGCGCCATTTCCCGGGCTTGTGATGAAATCATCGATGGCAAACATCATCAATTTTTCGTCGTTGATGTTCTCCAAGGCGGCGCCGGAACAAGCACTAATATGAACGCCAACGAGGTCATCGCCAATCGGGCGCTGGAAATTTTGCGACATCTGTACGGCTCGTACGACATCATCCATCCCAACAATCACGTGAATTTGAGCCAGAGCACCAACGATGCCTATCCCACTGCCATGCGCATCGGACTTTT carries:
- a CDS encoding cyclic nucleotide-binding domain-containing protein, translated to METKTIDAKNRQQIILELKNCPLFASVSNKDMDFIAECVEYRVYGAGEFLFHESMPRQGIYWIIEGEVEILKGIGDQPVRLTLLGDNTLLGERILLSSEIPHLTSAKTTKETRVIFLPKKYLHQIKQENAQLFEQLARIAGDLLAQRLASVKGLTPLEEKVRVEHDLLGERELPAHVLYGIQTQRAIENFPITGIPISNFPNLIKSLAMVKKAAALANHELGLLEEEKTRAISRACDEIIDGKHHQFFVVDVLQGGAGTSTNMNANEVIANRALEILRHLYGSYDIIHPNNHVNLSQSTNDAYPTAMRIGL